The Polaribacter tangerinus genome has a segment encoding these proteins:
- the ribB gene encoding 3,4-dihydroxy-2-butanone-4-phosphate synthase has product MTQPTSTRKSQLHTISEAIEDIRNGKIIIVVDDENRENEGDFLAAAEKVTPEMINFMATHGRGLICTPLTEKRCKELELGMMVQNNTDPMETAFTISVDLRGKGVTTGISASDRSLTVQSLISKETKPFDLARPGHIFPLRAKEGGVLRRTGHTEAAIDFARLAGLEPAGVIVEIMNEDGTMARLPELLKVAQKFDIKIVSIEDLVAYRMEHDSLIEKKEDFNITTRFGDFRLRAYEQTTNNQVHIALTKGSWKKNESVLTRVNSTLVNNDILGTLTNNADKKLDQMFKVINEEGKGAIIFVNQEYQPQNLLSRLKGLKENQKNGDLKAPAIKMDNRDFGIGAQILHDINVNKLKLITNSQQTKRVGMIGYGLEIVDYVAY; this is encoded by the coding sequence ATGACCCAACCTACATCCACACGCAAGTCGCAATTACATACTATTTCAGAAGCCATTGAAGATATTAGAAATGGTAAAATTATTATTGTTGTAGATGATGAAAACAGAGAAAATGAGGGTGACTTTTTAGCTGCTGCAGAAAAAGTAACTCCAGAGATGATAAACTTTATGGCAACACATGGGCGTGGTTTAATTTGTACACCTTTAACCGAAAAACGTTGTAAAGAGTTAGAACTGGGTATGATGGTTCAAAACAATACAGATCCAATGGAAACAGCTTTTACCATTTCTGTAGATTTAAGAGGAAAAGGAGTAACAACAGGTATTTCTGCCTCAGACAGGTCGTTAACTGTACAGTCTTTAATTAGTAAAGAAACAAAGCCATTCGATTTAGCTAGACCAGGCCATATATTTCCTTTAAGAGCTAAAGAGGGCGGCGTATTAAGAAGAACGGGGCATACAGAAGCTGCTATTGATTTTGCAAGGTTGGCAGGCTTAGAACCTGCAGGTGTTATTGTAGAAATTATGAATGAAGACGGTACAATGGCACGTTTACCAGAACTTTTAAAAGTTGCCCAAAAATTCGATATAAAAATTGTTTCAATCGAAGATCTTGTTGCTTACAGAATGGAACACGACTCCTTAATTGAGAAAAAGGAAGATTTTAATATTACCACTCGTTTCGGCGATTTCCGATTAAGGGCTTATGAACAAACTACCAACAATCAAGTTCACATTGCTCTTACAAAAGGTTCTTGGAAAAAAAATGAAAGCGTTTTAACAAGAGTAAACTCCACTTTAGTAAATAATGATATTCTGGGAACACTAACAAATAATGCCGATAAAAAGTTAGATCAAATGTTTAAAGTGATAAACGAAGAAGGAAAAGGAGCTATTATTTTTGTTAATCAAGAGTATCAACCACAAAACCTTTTAAGTAGATTAAAGGGACTTAAAGAAAATCAAAAAAATGGAGATCTAAAGGCTCCTGCTATTAAAATGGATAATCGAGACTTTGGCATTGGGGCGCAAATTTTACATGACATTAATGTAAATAAATTAAAGCTAATTACCAATTCACAACAAACGAAAAGAGTTGGTATGATTGGATACGGATTGGAAATTGTAGATTATGTTGCTTACTAA
- a CDS encoding LolA family protein — protein MKKIVFLLFIISTYTNTYSQNSVQAKKMLDEVSTKMSAYKNMYIGFSQTLSNEDAGIKEGDEPPIRGEINLQGEKYSLNYLGNQFIFDGNKLHIINNDEKEVSITEGDLGGEDGFIYPSKLLTFYKEGYNFKMGKLKNIKGRDIQFITLNPIDSNSEIVKVELGIDAKTKHIYKLIQTGENNAKTTFTIDTFKKNENLDSSLFSFNKQKFLDKGYIID, from the coding sequence ATGAAAAAAATAGTATTCTTATTATTCATCATTAGCACATACACAAATACCTATTCTCAAAACTCTGTTCAAGCAAAAAAAATGCTTGATGAAGTTTCTACTAAAATGAGTGCATACAAAAATATGTACATTGGTTTTAGTCAGACATTAAGTAATGAAGATGCTGGTATAAAAGAGGGCGATGAACCACCAATTCGTGGAGAAATAAACTTACAAGGAGAAAAATACAGCTTAAACTACTTAGGAAACCAGTTTATTTTTGATGGTAATAAATTACACATTATCAATAACGATGAAAAAGAGGTTTCTATTACCGAAGGAGATTTAGGAGGCGAAGATGGTTTTATATACCCTTCTAAACTATTAACTTTTTACAAAGAAGGCTACAATTTTAAAATGGGAAAATTAAAAAATATCAAAGGAAGAGATATTCAGTTTATTACATTAAACCCCATAGACAGTAACTCTGAAATAGTAAAAGTAGAATTAGGTATAGATGCTAAAACAAAGCATATTTACAAATTAATCCAAACCGGAGAGAACAATGCTAAAACAACCTTTACTATTGATACTTTTAAAAAAAATGAAAATTTAGATAGCAGTCTATTTTCTTTTAACAAACAAAAGTTTTTAGACAAAGGATATATTATTGATTAA
- a CDS encoding FtsK/SpoIIIE family DNA translocase, whose protein sequence is MAKKRISIKKSTGTSPNSENKSTFFAFLKTKQAQTIIGVFLMCFALFLFVAFVSFFFNWQEDQSILNKLSDKSIKSSNWLGKIGASLSHFFIYDGFGIAAFIVSFQLFVTGVSVLFKRKLAKMVISWNWGLVAMLLISVTLGFLHKKLAVLSGIIGFEINEYLQTFIGKTGLIILLIFFFISYIVVRYKLTFEHFIEKYKARKENKNTAEKPFEEDTHNQHLLDDETQITSNEDTSNSAQLEVSQKSEFEKSVIDLKPTISNYSDVTTQKEDASLSEEENLEPVLKIDNNDNNEESTNEKEVAIDVAISKDEELSTENLSDKIVKDFGEFDPTLELSNFKFPSFNLLKQYNETISIDPEELEANKDRIVETLKNYKIGIAEIKATVGPTITLYEIVPEAGIRISKIKNLEDDIALSLSALGIRIIAPIPGKGTIGIEVPNKKSTIVSMHSVISSKRFQESPMELPIALGKTISNETFVVDLAKMPHLLMAGATGQGKSVGLNAVLTSLLYKKHPAEVKFILVDPKKVELTLFNKIERHYLAKLPDVEDAIITDTTKVVHTLNSLCIEMDNRYDLLKAAMVRNIKEYNEKFKKRKLNPNEGHQFLPYIVLVIDEFADLIMTAGKEVETPIARLAQLARAIGIHLIVATQRPSVNVITGIIKANFPARIAFRVTSKIDSRTILDAGGADQLIGRGDLLYTAGNDIERIQCAFVDTPEVEKITDFIGSQKAYAEAYQLPEYVDDESGTSIDIDIADRDKLFKEAAEIIVTAQQGSASLLQRKLKLGYNRAGRLIDQLEAAGIVGGFEGSKARQVLVPDLIALEQLLENEQQ, encoded by the coding sequence ATGGCTAAAAAGAGAATCAGCATAAAAAAATCAACTGGTACATCCCCTAACTCTGAAAATAAATCAACATTTTTTGCTTTTTTAAAAACAAAACAGGCACAAACAATTATTGGTGTTTTTTTAATGTGCTTTGCCTTATTTTTATTTGTTGCATTTGTTTCTTTTTTCTTTAATTGGCAAGAAGACCAAAGTATTCTGAACAAATTATCAGATAAATCAATAAAAAGTAGTAATTGGTTAGGTAAAATTGGCGCCAGTTTAAGTCATTTTTTTATATATGATGGTTTCGGTATTGCTGCTTTTATAGTAAGCTTTCAACTATTCGTCACCGGAGTTTCTGTTCTTTTCAAACGCAAACTTGCAAAAATGGTAATTTCTTGGAATTGGGGTTTAGTTGCCATGCTTCTCATTTCTGTAACTCTAGGTTTTTTACATAAAAAGTTAGCCGTTTTATCTGGTATTATTGGCTTTGAAATTAATGAGTATTTACAAACTTTTATAGGTAAAACAGGACTTATTATACTACTAATTTTCTTTTTTATAAGTTATATTGTTGTTAGATATAAACTTACTTTCGAGCATTTTATAGAAAAATATAAAGCCCGTAAAGAAAATAAAAACACTGCAGAAAAACCCTTTGAAGAAGACACTCATAATCAGCATCTTTTAGATGATGAAACCCAAATTACTTCAAATGAAGACACTAGTAATTCAGCACAATTAGAGGTGTCACAAAAATCAGAATTTGAAAAATCTGTTATCGACCTAAAGCCTACTATCTCTAACTATTCTGATGTAACAACACAAAAAGAAGACGCATCACTTTCTGAAGAAGAGAATTTAGAACCTGTTCTTAAAATTGATAATAATGATAACAATGAAGAGTCAACAAACGAAAAAGAAGTTGCCATAGATGTTGCTATCAGTAAAGATGAAGAACTGAGTACAGAAAATTTATCTGATAAAATTGTTAAAGATTTTGGCGAATTTGATCCAACTTTAGAACTTTCTAATTTTAAATTCCCTTCTTTTAATTTATTAAAACAGTACAACGAAACAATTTCTATAGACCCAGAAGAACTAGAGGCTAACAAAGACAGAATTGTAGAAACTTTAAAAAATTATAAAATTGGTATTGCAGAAATAAAAGCAACAGTTGGCCCAACAATTACTTTATATGAAATTGTACCCGAAGCAGGTATAAGAATATCTAAAATTAAAAATTTAGAAGACGATATTGCACTCTCTTTATCTGCATTAGGAATTCGAATTATTGCTCCAATACCAGGAAAAGGAACTATTGGTATAGAGGTGCCGAATAAAAAATCTACCATTGTTTCGATGCATTCTGTTATTTCGTCTAAAAGATTTCAAGAATCTCCTATGGAGCTTCCTATTGCATTAGGAAAAACAATTTCAAACGAAACTTTTGTTGTAGACTTAGCAAAAATGCCGCATTTACTTATGGCAGGTGCAACAGGACAAGGAAAATCTGTAGGGCTTAATGCAGTTCTTACATCATTGTTGTACAAAAAGCATCCTGCAGAAGTAAAATTTATTTTAGTAGATCCGAAAAAGGTAGAACTTACACTTTTTAATAAAATTGAGCGTCATTACTTAGCAAAATTACCAGATGTAGAAGACGCTATTATTACAGATACCACAAAAGTTGTTCACACACTAAACTCTTTATGTATAGAAATGGACAACCGTTACGACTTGTTAAAAGCTGCAATGGTTCGAAATATTAAAGAATATAATGAAAAGTTTAAGAAACGAAAATTAAACCCGAATGAAGGGCATCAATTTTTACCATACATTGTTTTGGTTATTGACGAATTTGCAGATTTAATAATGACCGCCGGAAAAGAAGTTGAAACCCCAATTGCACGTTTAGCTCAATTGGCAAGAGCTATTGGAATACATTTAATTGTAGCAACACAAAGACCTTCGGTAAACGTTATTACAGGTATTATTAAGGCAAATTTCCCAGCCAGAATAGCTTTTAGAGTTACCTCTAAAATTGATTCTAGAACAATTTTAGATGCAGGAGGTGCAGACCAATTAATTGGTAGAGGAGATTTATTGTATACCGCCGGAAATGATATTGAAAGAATTCAATGTGCTTTTGTAGACACACCAGAGGTAGAAAAAATTACCGATTTTATTGGCTCCCAAAAAGCCTATGCAGAAGCATATCAATTACCAGAATATGTAGATGATGAAAGTGGCACAAGTATTGATATTGATATTGCTGATAGAGATAAATTGTTTAAAGAAGCTGCAGAAATTATAGTTACAGCACAGCAAGGATCTGCATCTTTACTACAAAGAAAGTTAAAATTAGGCTACAACAGAGCCGGAAGATTAATAGACCAGCTAGAAGCTGCAGGAATTGTGGGAGGCTTTGAAGGTAGTAAAGCAAGACAAGTATTGGTACCTGATTTAATTGCCTTAGAACAATTATTAGAAAATGAACAACAATAA
- a CDS encoding LptF/LptG family permease: MKILDKYILKTFLVPFVATFLIVLFVLVMQVLWQTFENIAGKGISIWFILKFLYYSSLSIVPQALPIAVLLSSIMALGNLGENYEFAAAKSAGISLQRLVRPLIFLTFILSGINFLFLNNIFPYATLKQRNLYYNIKMKKPALALVAGSFNSDLPNYQIKFDEKYGEDENLLKNVLIYDLSARNGNQKVITAKRGKILSEEGSRYMTFILYDGYYYEDHTKSSRSPSKREKMPASQATFQEYEFNIDISNVMGDGALEEERVKNSFNMRTLEQLNDTIPVLKATYDEMLAARAKSIASITSAKDLYKYKDSLKPKDLDTVSTLSNYHLQEKITILNSATNKMSSALNNVKNNMDSIKWKRKTLNFFDTEYYSRIALSFSCLILFFIGAPLGSIIRKGGFGLPMILAISIYVIYFFGNTFGKNLAEESSLSSLLGSWISAFVMIPFGILLTRRAARDKGIFNIDAILQPIQLFFNKLKSKKDLKI; this comes from the coding sequence ATGAAAATTTTAGATAAGTACATCTTAAAAACCTTTCTGGTTCCCTTTGTTGCAACCTTTCTTATAGTACTATTTGTATTGGTAATGCAGGTTTTATGGCAAACCTTCGAAAACATTGCTGGCAAAGGAATAAGTATTTGGTTTATCTTAAAATTTTTGTATTACAGTTCACTTAGTATTGTACCTCAGGCACTTCCTATTGCGGTACTCCTCTCCTCTATTATGGCTTTAGGTAATTTAGGTGAAAATTACGAATTTGCTGCTGCAAAATCTGCAGGTATTTCTCTACAAAGATTAGTAAGACCGCTTATATTCTTAACCTTTATACTAAGCGGAATTAACTTCTTATTTTTAAATAATATTTTTCCTTATGCGACACTAAAGCAACGAAATTTATACTATAATATTAAAATGAAAAAGCCTGCATTAGCTCTAGTAGCAGGTAGTTTTAATAGCGATTTGCCAAATTATCAAATAAAATTTGATGAAAAATATGGTGAAGATGAAAACTTGTTAAAAAACGTTTTGATATACGACCTTAGTGCAAGAAACGGAAATCAAAAAGTGATAACTGCTAAAAGAGGAAAAATTCTTTCAGAAGAAGGAAGCAGATATATGACTTTCATTTTATATGACGGTTACTATTACGAAGACCATACTAAATCTTCTAGATCGCCCTCTAAAAGAGAAAAAATGCCTGCATCTCAAGCAACATTTCAAGAGTACGAATTTAATATCGATATTTCTAATGTTATGGGAGATGGTGCTTTAGAAGAAGAAAGAGTAAAAAACAGCTTTAATATGAGAACATTAGAGCAATTAAATGACACCATACCAGTTTTAAAAGCTACCTATGACGAAATGTTGGCTGCAAGAGCAAAAAGTATTGCTTCAATAACATCTGCAAAAGATTTATACAAATACAAAGACTCTCTAAAACCTAAAGATTTAGACACTGTTAGTACACTTTCTAACTATCATTTACAAGAAAAAATTACCATATTAAACAGCGCTACAAACAAAATGTCGAGTGCTTTAAATAATGTAAAAAATAATATGGATAGTATTAAATGGAAAAGAAAAACACTTAATTTTTTCGATACAGAATATTACAGCAGAATTGCACTGTCTTTTTCTTGTCTTATTCTATTCTTTATAGGTGCACCACTTGGTTCTATTATTCGAAAAGGTGGTTTTGGACTCCCTATGATACTCGCCATTTCTATATATGTTATTTATTTTTTCGGCAATACTTTTGGCAAAAACCTAGCAGAAGAAAGTTCTTTGTCCTCTTTATTGGGGTCTTGGATATCTGCTTTTGTAATGATACCTTTCGGAATCTTATTAACTCGTAGAGCAGCAAGAGATAAAGGAATTTTTAATATTGATGCTATTTTACAACCAATTCAACTATTTTTTAACAAACTTAAGTCTAAAAAAGACCTTAAAATATGA
- a CDS encoding diacylglycerol kinase family protein: MKNSNDSFVKGRLKSLKYAFKGAWLLITTEDSIKVQIAFGIIASILGYYFSISTTEWMLQFLAIGLVLVAEALNTAIEKVADFVHPDFHVKIGFIKDIAAGAPTFAAIVSLIIAGLIYIPKINLLF; this comes from the coding sequence ATGAAAAACTCAAATGATAGCTTTGTAAAAGGAAGGCTAAAAAGTTTAAAATACGCGTTTAAAGGTGCTTGGCTACTAATTACTACAGAAGATAGCATTAAAGTTCAAATTGCTTTTGGAATTATTGCAAGCATTTTAGGATACTACTTTTCTATTTCTACTACCGAATGGATGCTACAGTTTTTGGCTATCGGTTTGGTGCTCGTTGCAGAAGCTTTAAATACTGCTATCGAAAAAGTTGCCGATTTTGTTCATCCAGATTTTCATGTTAAAATAGGATTTATTAAAGATATTGCTGCTGGAGCACCTACATTTGCGGCAATTGTTTCACTAATAATTGCAGGCTTAATATACATACCAAAAATCAATTTATTATTTTAG
- the pepE gene encoding dipeptidase PepE, with protein sequence MKKMIVASTSTVFGSDYLEYLLPTLREHFKNIENLIFIPFARPGGISYNDYTAIARKAFANIGIDVKGIHEYKNPKEALATTKAIFTGGGNTFELVHQLYKQDVLSTLKKVIENGTPYLGTSAGSNICGVSMMNTNDMPIVYPPSFNTLACIPFNINAHYLDPVVGSKHMGETRETRIKEFHVFNNTPVLGLREGSWLEVMDSTVTLKGNYSARFFQKDATPIEIASGKIIGDFI encoded by the coding sequence ATGAAAAAAATGATTGTTGCAAGTACTTCTACTGTTTTTGGTAGTGATTATTTAGAATATTTACTCCCTACTCTTAGAGAACATTTTAAAAATATCGAAAATTTGATTTTTATTCCGTTTGCCAGACCTGGAGGAATTTCTTACAATGATTATACAGCTATTGCACGCAAAGCTTTTGCAAATATTGGAATAGATGTTAAAGGGATTCACGAATATAAAAATCCAAAAGAAGCGCTAGCTACTACAAAAGCGATTTTTACGGGCGGCGGAAATACTTTTGAGTTGGTTCATCAACTTTATAAGCAAGATGTTTTATCTACTTTAAAAAAGGTCATTGAAAATGGTACTCCTTATTTAGGAACTAGTGCAGGAAGTAATATTTGTGGTGTTAGCATGATGAACACCAATGATATGCCTATTGTGTATCCGCCAAGCTTTAATACTTTAGCTTGTATACCATTTAATATTAATGCTCATTATTTAGATCCTGTAGTGGGCTCCAAGCACATGGGCGAAACAAGAGAAACTAGAATTAAAGAATTTCATGTGTTTAATAACACTCCTGTTTTAGGTTTACGAGAGGGAAGTTGGTTAGAAGTGATGGATAGCACTGTTACTCTAAAAGGAAATTATAGCGCGAGATTTTTTCAAAAGGATGCCACTCCCATAGAAATAGCAAGTGGCAAAATAATTGGAGATTTTATCTAA
- a CDS encoding MATE family efflux transporter produces MIISQYTKEFAYNWKLAAPVMLGMLGHTFVSFIDNIMVGQIGTAELAAVSLGNSFMFIAMSIGIGFSTAITPLIAEADASDNLQQARSAYKNGLFLCTTLGILLFLLIFFSKPLMLLMQQPDEVVALAIPYLNLVAFSLIPLVIFQAIKQFSDGMSMTKYPMYATLLANIINVILNYLLIFGKFGFPELGIVGAAYGTLVSRFVMVIYLWVKLRFNNRSFKIVKNIQFFSLDFLMIKKIINLGSLSAMQMFFEVAIFTSAIWLSGLLGKNPQAANQIALNLSSMTFMVAMGLSVASMIRVGNQKGLQNYRELRRIAFSIFLLGVIFAVFFALLFFIFHESLPYIYVDLKDTLNYKDNIEVLSIASNLLLAAAFFQISDSIQVVVLGALRGLQDVKIPTILTFVSYWIVGFPVSYFLGKENMYGSFGIWLGLLAGLTTASILLYIRFNSLTLRLIREKQENVSLT; encoded by the coding sequence TTGATTATTTCGCAATATACCAAAGAGTTCGCATATAATTGGAAGCTAGCAGCTCCTGTAATGTTAGGCATGCTGGGCCATACATTTGTGAGTTTTATAGACAATATAATGGTAGGTCAAATAGGTACTGCAGAACTAGCAGCAGTTTCTTTAGGAAATAGTTTTATGTTTATTGCAATGTCTATCGGTATTGGTTTTTCTACCGCTATAACGCCTTTAATTGCCGAGGCAGATGCTTCAGATAACTTACAACAAGCAAGGTCTGCCTACAAAAACGGACTTTTTTTGTGTACTACTTTAGGAATACTATTATTTTTGCTGATATTCTTTTCCAAGCCATTAATGCTTTTAATGCAGCAGCCAGATGAGGTTGTTGCGCTTGCAATTCCGTATTTAAATTTAGTAGCTTTTTCACTAATTCCCTTGGTAATTTTCCAAGCAATAAAGCAGTTTAGCGACGGAATGTCTATGACAAAATATCCAATGTATGCAACATTGTTGGCAAATATTATAAATGTAATTTTAAACTACCTACTTATTTTTGGTAAGTTTGGTTTTCCAGAATTGGGTATTGTAGGAGCAGCATACGGAACTTTAGTGTCTAGATTTGTGATGGTTATATACTTGTGGGTAAAGTTAAGATTTAACAATAGAAGTTTTAAGATTGTAAAAAATATTCAATTCTTTTCTTTGGATTTCTTGATGATAAAAAAAATTATAAACCTCGGTTCATTAAGCGCAATGCAAATGTTTTTTGAGGTTGCTATTTTTACATCAGCAATTTGGCTTAGCGGTCTTCTTGGTAAAAATCCTCAAGCTGCAAACCAAATAGCTTTAAATTTATCTTCTATGACATTTATGGTTGCAATGGGCCTAAGTGTTGCTTCTATGATACGGGTTGGAAATCAAAAAGGATTGCAAAATTATAGAGAATTGCGAAGAATTGCTTTTTCAATTTTCTTATTGGGTGTTATTTTTGCAGTCTTTTTTGCGCTTTTGTTTTTCATTTTTCATGAGAGCTTGCCATATATTTATGTAGATTTAAAAGATACACTTAACTATAAAGACAATATCGAAGTGTTGTCTATTGCATCAAATTTATTATTGGCAGCTGCTTTTTTTCAAATTTCAGACAGTATACAAGTTGTTGTTTTAGGGGCGCTTAGAGGTTTGCAAGATGTGAAAATACCTACAATTTTAACCTTTGTTTCTTATTGGATAGTAGGTTTTCCTGTTTCTTATTTTTTAGGAAAAGAAAATATGTATGGTAGTTTTGGCATATGGTTAGGCTTGTTGGCCGGTTTAACAACTGCTTCAATATTACTTTATATAAGATTTAATTCGCTAACTTTAAGGCTTATTAGAGAAAAACAAGAAAATGTTTCTTTAACATAA
- a CDS encoding DUF6702 family protein, giving the protein MNIKKYLLFLLAIPLLSFATHKYYLSLTQIKYNEEEKSVQIIINVFMDDIELALNNDYNIDLQLTTKAELKNNDIYFEKYLKDKLSFKINTISKDFKYLGKEYEGDLVFFYLEIENISSVSNIDITNTILLKHFPTQQNLVKSKVGKKNKSVLLTKETFKEKLNY; this is encoded by the coding sequence ATGAACATCAAAAAATATTTACTTTTTTTATTAGCAATACCACTATTATCATTTGCAACCCACAAATATTACCTTAGCTTAACACAAATAAAATACAACGAAGAAGAAAAGTCGGTTCAAATTATAATAAATGTTTTTATGGATGATATTGAATTGGCCTTAAACAATGACTATAATATCGATTTACAACTTACCACAAAAGCTGAATTAAAAAATAACGATATTTATTTTGAAAAATATTTGAAAGATAAACTCTCGTTCAAAATAAATACTATTTCGAAAGATTTTAAATATCTTGGCAAAGAATATGAAGGAGACCTTGTTTTCTTTTACTTAGAAATTGAAAACATTAGCAGCGTTTCTAATATAGATATTACAAACACCATACTTTTAAAACACTTTCCTACACAACAAAATCTAGTAAAATCTAAAGTAGGTAAAAAAAATAAAAGTGTATTGCTAACTAAAGAGACCTTTAAAGAAAAATTAAACTATTAA
- a CDS encoding OmpH family outer membrane protein, whose amino-acid sequence MKLNIITLFISLICTITVAQNKVGTIDSDYIINNMPEAKKVVDLAKEYGAKLDSSFSIKVAEFKEKLDDYKQKESEMNDLEKRVIQSELSALDQDIQKYKKNGTTLMGLKRDELMRPLYKRLNDAIASVAKENGYSQIFTTTGNQFGYIDFKYDITDLVIKKLGIVITENKQE is encoded by the coding sequence ATGAAATTAAACATTATTACTTTATTTATTTCCCTAATTTGTACAATTACTGTTGCTCAGAACAAGGTTGGAACTATAGACAGCGATTACATTATTAATAATATGCCAGAGGCAAAAAAAGTAGTAGATCTCGCGAAAGAATATGGTGCAAAATTAGACTCTTCCTTTAGTATTAAAGTAGCAGAATTTAAAGAAAAGCTTGATGATTATAAGCAAAAAGAGAGTGAAATGAACGATCTTGAAAAGCGTGTAATTCAGTCAGAATTATCTGCGTTAGATCAAGATATTCAAAAATACAAAAAAAACGGAACTACTTTAATGGGATTAAAGAGAGATGAGCTAATGCGTCCATTATACAAAAGACTTAATGATGCCATTGCTTCGGTAGCAAAAGAAAATGGATATTCGCAAATTTTTACAACTACAGGAAACCAATTTGGGTATATCGATTTTAAATATGATATTACTGATTTGGTGATAAAAAAATTAGGAATCGTAATTACAGAAAATAAACAAGAATAA
- the tpx gene encoding thiol peroxidase, which produces MAQITLKGNAVNTVGNLPEIGSKAADFSLVSVGLETKSLADFKGKKIVLNIFPSVDTGTCATSVREFNKKAANLNNVVVLCISRDLPFAQARFCGAEGIENVVMLSDFATGKFGKNYGLEISNGPLANLHSRAVIVIDENGFITHTEQVSEIADEPNYSTALKAI; this is translated from the coding sequence ATGGCACAAATTACCCTAAAAGGAAATGCAGTTAACACAGTTGGTAACCTACCAGAAATTGGTTCAAAAGCAGCAGACTTTAGTTTGGTTTCTGTAGGATTAGAAACTAAAAGTTTAGCTGATTTTAAAGGAAAAAAAATTGTTTTAAACATTTTTCCTTCGGTAGATACTGGCACTTGTGCTACATCTGTAAGAGAATTTAACAAAAAAGCAGCAAACTTAAATAATGTGGTTGTATTGTGTATTTCTAGAGATTTACCATTTGCTCAAGCGCGCTTTTGTGGTGCAGAAGGCATCGAAAATGTAGTAATGCTTTCCGACTTTGCCACAGGTAAATTTGGCAAAAATTATGGTTTAGAAATTAGTAACGGTCCGTTAGCAAACTTGCACTCTAGAGCCGTAATTGTTATTGATGAAAACGGATTTATTACCCACACAGAGCAAGTTTCTGAAATTGCAGACGAACCAAACTATTCTACTGCATTAAAAGCGATTTAA